In Thermus islandicus DSM 21543, the genomic stretch GAGGCCTTGATCCGGTTCCGCGCTTTCCAAAACCTCAAGGGCAAGAAGGAGATCTCCCAGGCGGACGTGGACCGCCTTCTGGGACGCAGGCAGGCCCCCAAAGGTCTAGACCCCCTGACCCTGGGGCAGGTCCTCGCCATCCTCCGGGGAGGCGTCGCCCTCACCGTGGAGGAGGTGGCAGAGGCTCTGGGCCTTTCCCGGGTCACTGCGTGGCGCTACCTGGAGACTCTCCGCCAAGAGGGTTGGCTGCAGGCCGAGGTACGTCATGGGAAACCAGGTAGGCCTTCCCGGGCCTACCGCCTAGAAGTCCCTGGGGGCGGTTGATGAAGCCTAGCGCTCCGGGTACCGCGTTCCCGCCCTGGCCCCCCGCAACGCCGGCGAGCGCCTCTCGCCCGGCCTCGGGACACGCTGGCAGGAAAAGCACTGCCCGCCAGCCGGCCCCAATTCCAGGTGAACTCCCACTGCCCCTTCCCCGCCCTCTTCCACCCCACCCGGCGACGATGTTGCAGCCCCAGAGATAGAGGCCAACTTGGGTTAATCTGTGGGCGTGCACGTGCGCGCAGGCGAGCTGACCTTCACTGGCCCCCATACCTTCTTTAAGGCCCCCTATCTTCCCCTAGAGGCCACCTGGGAGGCCGATGTGGCCCTCTTGGGCCTACCCTACGACTTCGCCGTGGGCTTTCGGCCAGGCGCCCGCTTCGCCCCGAGCGCCATCCGGGAGGCCAGCGCCCGCTACGCCTTCCATCCAGATGAGGGCTTTTTCGATCCGGGACGGGGTGTGCGTCTCCGTGGAGCTCGGGTGGTGGACGCTGGGGACGTAGACCCGGCCCAGTTGGAGTACCAGGAAAGCTTTCGCCGCATCACCGAGGCCGCCCGGGCTCTCCGGAGCAGGGTTCGCCTCCCCGTCTTCGTGGGGGGCGACCACTCCGTCACCCTGCCGGTGCTGCGTGCGTACACGGACGAGCCTTTCTTCATCGTCCAGTTGGACGCCCATCTGGACTTCAGCGACCAACGGAACGGAACCCGCTACTCCAACTCCAGCCCCTTCCGCAGGGCGGTGGAGGAACTCCCGGGCCTCCAGGGGATCACCTGCATCGGCCTCCGCGGCCTTCGCATGAGCCCTGAGGCCTACCGAGCGGCCAAGGACCGGGGCCACATTCTGGTTTCGGCCCAGGCAGTCCGTCGGGACGTAGAGGCCGTAAAGCGGCTCCTTCCCCAGGGTGAACGGGTGTATGTAAGCTTCGACGTGGACGTGCTCGATCCCGCCCTGCTGCCTGGGACCAGCAGCCCCGAGGTGGAGGGGTTGAGCTACAGCGAAGCCCTTGCCCTTTTGGAGGGGGTGGTAGACCGGAATGAGCTCATCGGTGTGGACCTAGTCGAGCTGGCCCCCAACCTGGACCCCACTGGCCTATCCTCCTTGGTGGCCGCGCGGCTACTGGCTGACCTCCTCGCCCTCTGGTGGGACAGGGCCTCACGCTAAGGGGCCCACTGCTGCCTCTACCTCGGCTAGGAGATCGCCGCTGAAAAGCAAGGCGTGGACCCGGGCGTGGTCCGGGGCCAGGAAGCGGTCCTCCGTGAGGGGCGGGATTATTTCCCGCAGGGCCTGGCGGGCCGCCTCCACCCCCTTTCCCGCCCGGAGGGGCCGGTGGTACTCCAAGGCTTCCAGGGCTACCCGGACCTCTATGGCCAGGACGTGGCGCAGGTTCTCCAGGACCATGCGGGCGTGGCGGGCAGCCGTGGTGCCCATGGAGACGTGGTCCTCCTGGTTGGCGCTGGTGGGGATGGAGTCCACGCTGGCCGGGTGGGCCAGCACCTTGTTTTCGGAGACCAGGCTGGCTGCGGTGTATTGGCTGATCATGAGGCCAGAGTGGAGCCCCCCCTGGGCCGCCAGGAAGGCGGGCAGGCCGGAGAAGGCCGGGTCCAGCATCTTTTCCGTCCGCCGCTCGCTGATACTGGCCAGCTCCGCCAGGGCTATCTTGGCGTAGTCCATGGCCAGGGCCACAGGTTGCCCGTGGAAGTTGCCGGCGGAGAGCACCAGGTCCTCCTCCGGGAAGAGGAGGGGGTTGTCCGTTACGGCGTTGGCCTCCCGGAGCAGCACCTCCAAGGCGTGCTCCAGCGCATCGCGGCTGGCACCGTGGACCTGCGGGGCGGCGCGGAAGCTGTAGGGGTCTTGAACCTTAGGGCAGTTCTCGTGGGAGCGCATGATCTCGCTGCCCTGGCAGAGCTTCAGCACGTTCTCCCCCACGCGCGCCGCCCCAGGGTGTGGGCGCAAGCGGAACACCTGGGGAAAGAAGGGCCGCAGCGAACCCTTGATGGCCTCTAGGCTCATGGCTAGGGCCACGTCCGCCACCTTGACCGCCCTCAAGGCATCGGCCAGGCTCAGAAGCCCAAGGGCGGTCATGGCCTGGGTGCCGTTGATGAGGGCCAGCCCCTCCTTGGCCTCGAGCTGGATAGGGAAGAGCCCTGCTCGGCGCAAAGCCTCCCCGCCTGGGAGTACCTCCCCGCCGTACTCGGCAAACCCTTCCCCGAGGAGGGGTAAGGCCAGGTGGGCCAAAGGCGCCAGGTCCCCGCTGGCCCCCACCGAGCCCTGGGCAGGAACCACGGGGTGAACCCCCCGGTTCAGCATCTCCAAGAGGAGCTCCACCACCTCGGGGCGCACCCCGCTGTGCCCCAGGGCCAGGCTCTGAGCCCGTAGGAGAAGCATGGCTCGGACCACGTCCCGGGGCAGGTTTTCCCCGACCCCCATGGCGTGGGAGAGGAGGAGGTTGCGCTGCAAGGACCGGGCCTCTGAGGGGGGAATCCGCACCTGGGCCAGGCGGCCGAAGCCCGTGGTGACGCCGTAGACCCTCCGCCCCTCCCGCAGGAGGCGCTCCACGTAGGCCCGGCACCGCTCCAGCCGCTCCCGCGCCCCTTGGGCCAGCCCCACGGTCCGTCCGTCCCGGGCCACGGCCAGGATGCTGCCCAGGTTCAGGAGCTCGCCCACTAGAACCATACCCGCTCCCCTCCGATGTAGACCGCAAGGGGCGGATGCTCGCCGAAGCGGTAGATGGGATCCAAGGGCGGCGCCTGTAGGGCTACAAAGTCGGCCACGGCCCCCGGCTCGAGCCTTCCCAGCTCCGGACGGCCCAGGGCCAGAGCAGCGTGGGCGGTGTGGGCCACCAAGGCCTCTTCCGCACTCAACCCTACCACGTGCACCGCCAGGGCCATGGTGAGCCAGGGGTTGAGGAGGGGGCTCGTGCCCGGGTTGTGGTCGCTGGCCAGCGCCACCCTTACCCCGGCCTGGCGCAGAAGAGCGGCTTGGGGGAGGGGTTTTTTCAGGGAGAGCGCAGCCCCGGGCAGGAGAACCGCCACCACCCCCGCCTCTGCCAAGGAGGAGAGATCCTCCAGCGTGGCCATCTCCAGGTGGTCTGCAGAAAGGGCCTGAAGGCGTGCGGCCAGCTGGGAGGCTCCGGTCCGGGCGATCTGTTCCGCGTGGAGCCTCACCCTCAGGCCGTGGCCCTTAGCGCTGCTCAAAAGGACCTCTGCCTCCTCCACGGTGAAGGCTCCCTGGTCACAGAACACATCGGCCATGAGGGCCAGGTGCTCCCGGGCCACCTGGGGGAGAACCTCCTCCACCAGCGCCCGCACGTAGGCCTTCCGCGTCCACCCTCGGGGCACCGCGTGGGCTAGCAGGGTGGCGAAGACCCGCTGCGGCACCCTCTCCTCTAGCCGGCGGATGAGCCTGAGGAGCCGCAGCTCCGCCTCGGGCTCAAGCCCGTAGCCGCTCTTAATCTCCAGGGAGGTTACCCCGTGGGTCAATAGGCTCCTGGCCCGCGCCTGGACCGAGGACAAGAGCGCCTCATCTTCGGCTTGAACCGTGGCCCGGACGGTCTCGTAGATGCCCCCCCCGGCCTGGAGGATGGCCTCGTAGGGCTCCCCCAGCGAACGGCGCAGGAACTCCTCGTAGCGGTCGCCCGCGTAGATCAGGTGGGTGTGGGGGTCCACCAAGCCCGGGACCACGCTGGCCCCAGCGAGGTCCTCCTGGGGCCAGGAGGCGAAGGCCTCGGGAAGCTCGCCCTCCGGCCCCACCCACGCCACCCGTCCCTCCCGCACGGCCAGGGCCGCTCCCCGGTAGCGGGCGAAGGGGGAAAGAAGCTCGCGGATGCCCCGAAAAACCTTCACGGCTCTTCCCAACCGCAGAGGTCTACCCCCCGCTCCCTGGCGACCCGCTTGGCCTTCTCGTAGCCGGCATGGGCGTGGCGCATGATCCCGGTTCCGGGGTCGTTGGTGAGGACCCGTTCCAAGCGGAAGCCGGCCTCCTCGCTGCCGTCGGCCACCACCACCTGGCCCGCGTGCAGGCTGTAGCCCATGCCCACTCCTCCCCCGTGGTGGAAGCTCACCCACCCGGCCCCAGAAACGGCATTGAGGGCGAAGTTGAGAAGGGGCCAGTCCGCGATGGCATCCGATCCGTCCCGCATGGCCTCGGTTTCGCGGAAGGGGCTGGCCACGCTCCCGGCGTCGAGGTGATCCCGGCCGATGACAATGGGGGCCTTGAGTTCCCCCTTCCGCACCATCTCGTTGAACCGGAGCCCCGCCTTATCCCGTTCCCCGTAGCCCAGCCAGCAGATGCGGGCCGGGAGCCCCTGGAAACGGAACCGCTTAACCCCTTCCGTGAGCCACCGCTTCAGGCCCTCGTCCTCCGGAAACAGCTCCAGTACAGCCCGGTCGGTGCGGTAGATGTCCTCGGGATCGCCGGAGAGGGCCACCCAGCGGAAAGGACCCTTGCCCTCGCAGAAGAGATCCCGAATAAAGGCAGGGACAAAGCCCGGATAGCTGAAGGCGTCGGCGAAGCCGCCCAACTTGGCCATCGCCCTCAGGTTGTTGCCGTAATCGAAGGCCACCGCTCCCCGGCGCTGCATCTCCACGATGGCCTGGCAGTGGCGGGCCATGGCCTCGAGGGCCCGGGCCTTGTACCCCTCGGGATCCTTCTGCCGCAGCTCCCCGGGGTCCTCGTCCGCCTTCAGGGGCGGGACGTAGCCGTAGAGGGGATCGTGGGCCGAGGTCTGGTCTGTGACCAAGTCGGGGGTGAAGCCGAGGCGGACCATCTCCGGCAGCACCTCGGCAGCGTTTCCCAAAAGGCCGATGGAAAGGGCCCTGCCCTGCCTCCGTGCCTCCTCCGCCCAACGGAGGGCTTCCTCGAGGCTGGCCGTCCAGGTGTCCAGGTAGCCCGTTTCCAGGCGGCGGCGGATCCGCCCGGGGTCCACCTCCACGACGAGGGCCACGCCCTCGTTCAGGGTCACGGCCAAAGGCTGGGCCCCGCCCATCCCCCCCAGGCCAGCGGTCACGGTCACGGTACCGCGCAGGCTGCCGCCAAAGTGCTTTCGGGCTGCCGCCAGAAAGGTCTCGTACGTGCCTTGCAGGATGCCCTGGGTGCCGATGTAGATCCAGCTTCCCGCCGTCATCTGGCCGTACATGAGGAGGCCTTGCCTCTCCAGCTCGTCGAAGACCTCCCACGTGGCCCAGCGCGGGACCAGGTTAGAGTTGGCGATGATCACCCGTGGAGCCAGCTCGTGGGTGCGAAAAACCCCCACGGCCCGACCCGACTGCACCAGAAGGGTTTCCTCGTTCTCCAAGCGGTCCAAGACGCGAACGATGCGGTCGAAATCCTCCCAGCTCCGGGCCGCCTTTCCCCGCCCCCCGTACACGATGAGCTCCTCTGGCTTCTCGGCGACCTCGGGATCCAGGTTGTTCATCAACATCCGCTTGGCCGCTTCCTGAATCCAGCCTTTAGCCGTACGGTCACTGCCTCTCGGCGCGCGCACCAACCGACGCATACGTCTTCTCTACCCCCCTATGTACGCTTCCAAAACCCGCGGATGCCGCCTTAGCTCCCCCGCAGGCCCCTGGAGGGCCACCCGGCCCAGCTCCATGACATAGCCGCGTTGGGCGTACACAAGTGCCTTGCGGGCGTTCTGCTCCACCATGAGGATGCCCATCCCCTCCCGGTGGAGGTGGGCAAGGGTGCTGAAGACCTGGGCCACCATTTTGGGCATCAGCCCCCATGAGGGCTCGTCCACGAGCAGCAGCCTGGGCCGGGACACCAGCGCCCTCCCCAAGGCCAGAAGCTGTTGCTCCCCCCCGGAAAGGGTGCCCGCCAGCTGCCGCCGCCGCTCGGCCAGCAGGGGAAGGATGGCGTATACCCGGTCCAGCCCTTCCCGGAGGGCCTGCCTGCCCAGGCGGTAACCGCCCAGCCGGAGGTTCTCCTCCACCGTGAGGTCGGCGAAGACGCCGCGCCCCTCGGGCACATACCCGATACCCAGGGCGCTCCGGTGCCAGGGGGGAAGGCGATCCAGGCGCATCCCCTGCCAGAGGATCTTCCCCGAGGTTTGCGCCAGGCCCATGATCCCTCGCAGGAGGGAGGTCTTCCCCGCCCCGTTGGCGCCGATCACCGCCACCCACTCCCCAGGAGCCACCTGAAGGTCCACGCCGGCCACGGCTTGGACCATTCCGTAGTGCACGGAAACGCCCTCAAGCTGGAGCATCCTCTTCCCCCAAATACACCTGAATCACCCGGGGATCCGAGCGCACGGCGTCAGGCCCGCCCTGGGCGATGACCGTACCCCGGTCCAGCACCAGGGCCCGGTCGCAGACCGGCAGGGCCAGGTGCACGTGGTGTTCCACCAAGACCACAGCGATGCGTCCCCTTAAGGCGGTCACCACCCCCAGCACCTCCTCCGCTTCCTTGAAGGTAAGGCCCGCCAGCGGCTCGTCCAAGAGCAGAACCTTGGGTTCCAGGGCCAGGGCCCGGGCCACCTCCAGCCGCTTCAAAACCCCTAGCGGCACCTGGGATACGTTCCTATGGGCGAAGTCTGCGATCCCCACCTGCTCCAGCAGGGCCAGGGCCTTGGCCTGCCGCTCCGGGGTCGCCAGCCTGCCGAGGGGCAGGAGCCTGCGGAAGCTGTCCCTGGCCAAGGCCACAAGGACGTTCTCCAAGGCGGTCAAGGAGCGGAAGGGCTGGACGATCTGGAAGGTCCTGGCGAGGCCCAACTGAGCGCGCCGGTAGGCGGGCAGGTGGGTGACCTCACGCCCCTCCAGGTAGACCTGGCCTTCCGAGGGGGGGATGGTCCCCGCCAGGAGGTTGAAGAGGGTGGTCTTGCCCGCGCCGTTCGGGCCGAAAAGGCCCAAGACCTCCCCCTGGCGGACCTGGATGTCTACCCGGTTTACCGCGACGAGTCCCCCGAAGCGCCGGGTTAAGCCACGCCCTTCCAGCAAGGTCACGAGACCCTCCCCAAGATCCCCTGGGGGCGGTACCGCATGACCAAGGCCAGGAGGAGGCCATAAAGGACGGCCTGGTAGTCGTGAACGAAGGCGAAGGCTTGGGCGAAGCCCCCGAGGAGGAAGGCACCGAGAATGGGTCCCCAGAGACCCCCCATTCCGCCGACCACCAGCATGGCGATCAGCGTTACGGAAAGCGGAAACCCGAAGTCCTCGGGCCGCAGGGTACCGATGTAAGCCGCGTAGAACACGCCAGCCACCCCTGCTAGGCCGGTGGCCAAGGCGAAGGCCACCAGCTTGAACCGGGCCACGCTGAGGCCAAGCGCTTCGGCCGCCACCTCCGAGTCGCGCAAGGCCACGAGGGCGTAGCCGCTTTCCGAGTTTCGGACCCGTTCATGAATGAAGACGACAAGACCGAAGGCTACCAGAAGGGCGAGCAAGTAGGTGCTGGGAGCCATGCTTCGCGGGATGCCGCTCAAGCCGTAGGCTCCACCGAAGTAGGGGGTGTAGAGGAAGGCAGCCACCACGGCGAAGTTGAAGGCGATGGTGGCGATGGCCAAGTAGTCCCCCCGCAGGCGGAGGCTGACCGCTCCCAACACCAGGCCCAGGGCCATGGCGGCTACCGCCCCGGCCACAAGGGCTAAAAGAAAGGGGGCTCCCGCCTTCAGCAGGGTGCCCCCCACATAGGCCCCGATCCCGAAGAAGGCCGCGTGTCCCAGGTTGACCTGACCGGCGAGCCCAACCACCAAGTTGAGGGAAAGGGTCAGGAGGGCATAGATCAGCAGGAGCTGGAGGATGGTAACCACGTACATGCCCGCACCTCCTTTACCGCCTTGCCCGGCTGAAGAGCCCGTGAGGCCGAAAGAGGAGCACCAGGATCAGAGCCACGAAGGCCACGCCCTCCGGCGGAAAGCGGTGGCCCAGGTAGGCCACTGCCAGCGACTCCAAAA encodes the following:
- the speB gene encoding agmatinase, translated to MHVRAGELTFTGPHTFFKAPYLPLEATWEADVALLGLPYDFAVGFRPGARFAPSAIREASARYAFHPDEGFFDPGRGVRLRGARVVDAGDVDPAQLEYQESFRRITEAARALRSRVRLPVFVGGDHSVTLPVLRAYTDEPFFIVQLDAHLDFSDQRNGTRYSNSSPFRRAVEELPGLQGITCIGLRGLRMSPEAYRAAKDRGHILVSAQAVRRDVEAVKRLLPQGERVYVSFDVDVLDPALLPGTSSPEVEGLSYSEALALLEGVVDRNELIGVDLVELAPNLDPTGLSSLVAARLLADLLALWWDRASR
- the hutH gene encoding histidine ammonia-lyase, which codes for MVLVGELLNLGSILAVARDGRTVGLAQGARERLERCRAYVERLLREGRRVYGVTTGFGRLAQVRIPPSEARSLQRNLLLSHAMGVGENLPRDVVRAMLLLRAQSLALGHSGVRPEVVELLLEMLNRGVHPVVPAQGSVGASGDLAPLAHLALPLLGEGFAEYGGEVLPGGEALRRAGLFPIQLEAKEGLALINGTQAMTALGLLSLADALRAVKVADVALAMSLEAIKGSLRPFFPQVFRLRPHPGAARVGENVLKLCQGSEIMRSHENCPKVQDPYSFRAAPQVHGASRDALEHALEVLLREANAVTDNPLLFPEEDLVLSAGNFHGQPVALAMDYAKIALAELASISERRTEKMLDPAFSGLPAFLAAQGGLHSGLMISQYTAASLVSENKVLAHPASVDSIPTSANQEDHVSMGTTAARHARMVLENLRHVLAIEVRVALEALEYHRPLRAGKGVEAARQALREIIPPLTEDRFLAPDHARVHALLFSGDLLAEVEAAVGPLA
- the hutI gene encoding imidazolonepropionase, whose product is MKVFRGIRELLSPFARYRGAALAVREGRVAWVGPEGELPEAFASWPQEDLAGASVVPGLVDPHTHLIYAGDRYEEFLRRSLGEPYEAILQAGGGIYETVRATVQAEDEALLSSVQARARSLLTHGVTSLEIKSGYGLEPEAELRLLRLIRRLEERVPQRVFATLLAHAVPRGWTRKAYVRALVEEVLPQVAREHLALMADVFCDQGAFTVEEAEVLLSSAKGHGLRVRLHAEQIARTGASQLAARLQALSADHLEMATLEDLSSLAEAGVVAVLLPGAALSLKKPLPQAALLRQAGVRVALASDHNPGTSPLLNPWLTMALAVHVVGLSAEEALVAHTAHAALALGRPELGRLEPGAVADFVALQAPPLDPIYRFGEHPPLAVYIGGERVWF
- the hutU gene encoding urocanate hydratase; the encoded protein is MRRLVRAPRGSDRTAKGWIQEAAKRMLMNNLDPEVAEKPEELIVYGGRGKAARSWEDFDRIVRVLDRLENEETLLVQSGRAVGVFRTHELAPRVIIANSNLVPRWATWEVFDELERQGLLMYGQMTAGSWIYIGTQGILQGTYETFLAAARKHFGGSLRGTVTVTAGLGGMGGAQPLAVTLNEGVALVVEVDPGRIRRRLETGYLDTWTASLEEALRWAEEARRQGRALSIGLLGNAAEVLPEMVRLGFTPDLVTDQTSAHDPLYGYVPPLKADEDPGELRQKDPEGYKARALEAMARHCQAIVEMQRRGAVAFDYGNNLRAMAKLGGFADAFSYPGFVPAFIRDLFCEGKGPFRWVALSGDPEDIYRTDRAVLELFPEDEGLKRWLTEGVKRFRFQGLPARICWLGYGERDKAGLRFNEMVRKGELKAPIVIGRDHLDAGSVASPFRETEAMRDGSDAIADWPLLNFALNAVSGAGWVSFHHGGGVGMGYSLHAGQVVVADGSEEAGFRLERVLTNDPGTGIMRHAHAGYEKAKRVARERGVDLCGWEEP
- a CDS encoding ABC transporter ATP-binding protein, translated to MLQLEGVSVHYGMVQAVAGVDLQVAPGEWVAVIGANGAGKTSLLRGIMGLAQTSGKILWQGMRLDRLPPWHRSALGIGYVPEGRGVFADLTVEENLRLGGYRLGRQALREGLDRVYAILPLLAERRRQLAGTLSGGEQQLLALGRALVSRPRLLLVDEPSWGLMPKMVAQVFSTLAHLHREGMGILMVEQNARKALVYAQRGYVMELGRVALQGPAGELRRHPRVLEAYIGG
- a CDS encoding ABC transporter ATP-binding protein, which translates into the protein MTLLEGRGLTRRFGGLVAVNRVDIQVRQGEVLGLFGPNGAGKTTLFNLLAGTIPPSEGQVYLEGREVTHLPAYRRAQLGLARTFQIVQPFRSLTALENVLVALARDSFRRLLPLGRLATPERQAKALALLEQVGIADFAHRNVSQVPLGVLKRLEVARALALEPKVLLLDEPLAGLTFKEAEEVLGVVTALRGRIAVVLVEHHVHLALPVCDRALVLDRGTVIAQGGPDAVRSDPRVIQVYLGEEDAPA
- a CDS encoding branched-chain amino acid ABC transporter permease, encoding MYVVTILQLLLIYALLTLSLNLVVGLAGQVNLGHAAFFGIGAYVGGTLLKAGAPFLLALVAGAVAAMALGLVLGAVSLRLRGDYLAIATIAFNFAVVAAFLYTPYFGGAYGLSGIPRSMAPSTYLLALLVAFGLVVFIHERVRNSESGYALVALRDSEVAAEALGLSVARFKLVAFALATGLAGVAGVFYAAYIGTLRPEDFGFPLSVTLIAMLVVGGMGGLWGPILGAFLLGGFAQAFAFVHDYQAVLYGLLLALVMRYRPQGILGRVS